The following coding sequences are from one Gigantopelta aegis isolate Gae_Host chromosome 15, Gae_host_genome, whole genome shotgun sequence window:
- the LOC121390657 gene encoding uncharacterized protein LOC121390657 isoform X2: MNGPSLIFFSLLCLYLYTPESDSLWCYQCASVKEGQDCQSDYKGMNKSALTMEGKYAKDCSKQFVGQDDSTYKCVIETHMKEGGYFLSFRRDCSDGVHFSYNLLTSTPNISHLQNLLPNNQSACAIYGDLVVCLTLCDDDFCNGPRPNQTSNDTCVPKYYYNGTEKVTCGSIGHLYARYPTVFGIVIDGIVGNFLTAPLLLCLLLALVLH; encoded by the exons ATTCGCTATGGTGTTACCAGTGTGCCAGTGTTAAGGAGGGGCAGGACTGTCAGAGCGACTATAAGGGGATGAACAAGTCCGCCCTGACCATGGAGGGAAAGTACGCCAAGGATTGTTCTAAACAGTTTGTTGGTCAAGACGACTCCACCTACAAGTGTGTGATAGAGACTCACATGAAGGAAGGAG gaTATTTTCTCAGTTTTCGCCGAGACTGCTCCGACGGTGTTCACTTCTCTTACAACCTCTTGACCAGTACTCCGAACATCAGCCATCTTCAAAATCTTCTACCAAACAACCAATCAGCATGCGCGATTTATGGCGACCTAGTGGTTTGTCTCACGCTCTGCGATGATGACTTCTGCAACGGCCCGAGACCGAACCAGACCTCGAACGATACCTGTGTGCCGAAATATTATTACAACGGAACGGAAAAGGTAACATGCGGTTCGATTGGTCATCTGTATGCCCGATACCCAACAGTGTTCGGGATTGTTATAGACGGAATTGTGGGAAATTTCTTAACGGCGCCATTGCTCTTGTGTTTGTTGCTTGCGTTAGTTTTACACTGA